In Deltaproteobacteria bacterium, the sequence CACGGTTACGAACGCGTGCTGACGTGGGCGGTGCGCCATCGCCTGGCGATTTTTCTCTTTTTGGTGGTGAACGTGGTTTTGACCATCGGGCTATTTCGTCTGATTCCCTCAACGCTAGCGCCGATCGAAGATCGCGGACAATTCGTGACGATTATCCGCGCGCCGCAAGGCTCTACCCTGGCCTACACGTTTAGTACGCTTGACCAGGTGGAAAAAAGGGTGCAGCAGATTCCCGAGGTGGAAGGATTTTTCGCGGCAATCGGTCTTGGCATTGGCGGTCCGCCCAATACGAGTGATGGAGTCGTCTTCTCGCGTCTCCGTCCGTGGGAGGAACGAGAGGTGAAACAACAACAGATCGTGGGGCGGTTATTTCCGGAATTCTTCGGATTTCCTAACGCCTTTGCGTTTCCCATCAATCTTCCCTCGCTGGGACAACGCAGTATCAATGATCTCGAATTCATCATGAAGAGTGAGACGGCAAGCCTTGACGATTTCACTGAGGTGACCGACGCGATCCTCACGCGCGCGCGTCAGCTCCCTGACTTGATTAACGTCGATACGGATCTGCGGCTCGATAACCCGCAGCTCAACATTGTATTCGATCGCGAACGCGCGGCGGATGTCGGAGTGCCGATCTCTTCGATCGCTCAGAGTTTGCAAGTCCTGCTTGCGCAGACGAAAATCAACGAGTTTATTCTCCGCAACAAACAGTATGATGTGATTCCGGCGCTCGCCGGACCGTTCCGTAGCATTCCCGAGCAGATCAATGACATTTATGTGCGGGCGCGCGATGGCTCGATGACGCCGCTATCCGGACTCATTCGCGTGGCGTCGGTGGCGGCTCCGGCGCGTTTGAACCGCTATGATCTCCAGCGCTCCGCGACCATTACCGCCAGCCTTGCGCCAGGAGCCACTCTCGGCAGCGCCTTGGCCAAAGTACAAGCCATCGCTCAGGAAGAACTCTTGCCGGGTTTTACCACCGCCCTGGGTGGCGCGGCGCGCGAGTTTGTCGAATCGTCAGCGGAGGTGTATCTGACCTTCGCCATCGCTTTGGTTTTTGTTTACCTGGTGCTCTCCGCGCAGTTTGAGAGCTTCTTTCACCCGATTACTATCCTGGTCAGCGTGCCACTGGCGGTCTTTGGCGCGCTCGCGACGATTTGGGCGACTGGGAATACCATGAATCTCTACAGCCAGATCGGATTGATTTTGCTCATTGGCCTGGTGTCAAAAAATGCGATTTTGTTAGTGGAGTACGCCAATCAGGCACGCGCGCGCGGCAAAGACATGGTCGACGCCGTATTGGAGGCGGGGAAAAACCGGTTTCGCCCGATTTTGATGACGAGTCTCACTTCTATTCTTGGGACCATTCCTTTGTTGATCGCTACCGGCGCTGGCGCTGAAAGCCGACAGCCCATTGGCGCCGCCGTCGTTGGCGGGTTGGCCTTTTCTACCATGTTTACGCTCCTTGTCGTTCCGGTCGTGTACCTTTTAGTCGTCGACATGGCTGAGCGATTCGGCTTTAGCACGATTCCACCAGCCATCGAGCTTGCTGAAGAAGAGCTTGGCGGCGGTGAGGAACGGTTTGTGGAAGAACGCAGGGAAACATCAAGCGCGGCGCTATAGTTATATAAGCGCCGCCGCAAGATCCGGATTTATCTTGTTCGGCGTGGGTCTCCTGACCCCGCCGAAAGCGCCGACCGCAGGTCTCCAGTGCAGCCCGTGGCGCGGTCAGGAGACCGGCCATAGCCGGTTTGAGGGAGATGCAGAGGAATAATGAAAAGGTACTTCATCAATATCAGTGTGGTGCTGACTCTCAGCCTGCAGGGGTGCATGATCACGCCTCGGGCGCGCACTTCGGACTTGTCCATTCCTGCGACGTGGAGCACCACCCAGGACAGTAAACCCGTGGAAGAAGGCGCACCGGCCACGGCTCATCCGCCGGCGGAGTTGACGCGTTGGTGGACGACGCTGAGCGATCCTTTGTTGCTCTCACTTGTCGATAGAGCCGTACAGGCGAACCTCGACGTGCGCGAAGCCGAGGCGCGCATTCGTGAAGCACGCGCCTCGCGCACGGTGGTGGCGGCGGATGCTTGGCCTTCACTCAATGCCTCGGGAATCTACACGCGCAGCCGCCGTAGCGAAAATGTTATCTCCACACCATCAAGCGTTCCTGGAGGCGGGAGCAGTAGCAATCTCTTTGGCTTTGGTGGTGAGCAGGACTTCTTCCAGTCCAGCTTTGACGCCAGTTGGGAACTCGATGTGTTTGGACGAGTGCGCTGGTCTGTGGAAGCGGCGGAGGCGAATATCGCCGCGGCGGAAGAGAGTCGTGGTGATGTCCTGGTGGCTCTCTTGGCGGATGTGGCGCGTAATTATGTCGAACTGCGTGGGTTTCAATATCGGCTGGCTATCGCCCATGAGAATATCGCGGCGCAAGAAGAAAGTTTGGAGATTGCCCGCGTACGGTTCCAAGCCGGAGTGACCAGCGCGCTTGACGCGGCGGAAGCGCAGTCGCTATTAGCCAGCACCCGTGCGCAAGTGCCACCCTTGGAACGCGGCGCGCAACAAACGATCCATCGACTGGGAATACTCCTTGGTCAACCGCCAGGGACGCTCCTTGCGGAGTTATCTCCCCAAGCGTCGATTCCCCAAGCGACATTGGCTGGAACGATCGGTCTCCCGTCAGACCTCCTACGTCGTCGCCCGGATATTCGACGAGCGGAGCGCGAACTAGCGGCGGCGACCGCTCGCATCGGCGTAGCGGCGGCTGACTTGTTCCCGCGCTTCTCTCTTACCGGCGCGCTCGGTTTACAGAGTCTGGATGTCACGGATCTGGCGGAGTGGCCGAGTCGATTTTGGACGGCTGGCGGAGCTATCCGTTGGCCGATCTTCGACGCCGGTCGTATTCGCGCCAATATCCGCGTGCAAGATGCACGGCAAGAACAAGCCTTGGCGCGCTATGAGCGCACCATTTTGCAATCATTTGAGGAAGTGGAAAACGCGTTAGTCGGATATGCCAGGGAGCAAGAACGCCGTCAACTTCTCATTGCCGCCGTGCAAGCCGACCGCGAAGCGCTGGAGCTGGCCAGCGAGCGGTATACCGGGGGACTAACTGATTTTCTCAACGTGATTCTCGCTCAGCGCGCGCTCTATGGAAGCCAGGACGCGCTGGCTCAGAACGAAACCTCGGTGATCGTGCAGCTCCTTACCCTCTACAAAGCGCTCGGCGGCGGCTGGGAAGTGTATCCTCCGAGTTCCTGACAGAAAAGCGCTCGTACGCCGGCTGTTTACCTCCCTGTCCACTTTGGCTCTCGTTTTTCCAAAAATGCATGGAGCCCTTCCTTTTGATCTTCCGAGACAAAGCATGCTGTCGCCGCTTCGTTTTCCATCAAGATGGCGGACTCGATATCGATATCACGATTACGCGCGAAGCACTGCTTGATCTGCGCGACCGCGATAGGGCCACGACTCGCGAGCTTTGCGACCAGTGCCTCGACGGTATCTCTGAGCAGGGCCGGTTCGACAACGGCATTGACCAAGCCGAGTCGTCCCGCTTCTTCGGCGCTGAGGATGTCGCCGGTCATGGCGATCTCTTTGCTTTTGGCCTCACCGATCAAGCGTGGGAGGAGATAGGTCGAGCCATCGGTCATCGGCTGATTGATCCGCACTTCAGCCGAGCCGAGGCGTGCCGTCGTGGCGGCGATGCGAAAATCGCAGACCAAGGTCAGTTCGAACCCCGCGCCGACCACCACGCCGTTGATCGCGGCAATCGTCGGTTTGGGAAAGGTGCGGACCAAGCTCCATACTTCCGTCAGTTCGTTGAGGAACGAGCGGAAGTGCTCAAGATTCGCGTTATCGAGCACGCGAATGTCCGCGCCGGCACAGAAGCCACGTCCGGCGCCGGTGATGACCAATGCTCTTACCGCATCGTCAGCCAGCGCATCCTCGGCCGCTGCTCTCAGGCTGCGGATCAATTCCGGGGTAATGGCATTCAGCGCTTGCGGGCGGTTCAAAGTGACCCAAGCCGCTTGGCCGCGTTTGTTGTAGAGAATGTCTTTGAATTCCATGCGACTTCCTCATTTCGCCGGGGTCTTCTGCCGAGACAAACCGGCATGAATCGCTTCGATCCACATTTCCGCTTTAATGAACCCCCCACCAAACGGCTTCCACTCGTCCGGGAATCCTTCGGCTTTGATAGCGTCGAGACTTTTGCCGGCTTCCATACGCTGACGGACACTCGCAGTCGTTTCCACCAACATGCGGTGATACCGCTTGAGATCATCTAGAGTAGACAAGGAGCCGTGACCGGGAATGACTTTCGTGTCGGGGGGAAGCTGCACAAGTACGGTGGCGACGTTCTTGGTAAAACCTTCGACATCGCCGCCACTCTCGTAGTCGATGAACGGGAAGCCGTTGGCAATGAACTGATCGCCCATATGGACGACTTTCGAGCCGGTGAAATACACGACGCTGTCGCCATCGGTGTGGCCCGGGAGCAGATGAAACATCTTGATCTCTTCGCCGTTGAAATGAATCGACAGCGCATTGTCGAACGTAATCACCGGCCAGGCTTGTTTCGGCTCAGGGGGGAATGTTCGCCCCATGATCTTCTGCTCTGTCATGAGGCGTTTGCGCACGTTGGTATGGGCGATGATGGGCGCCTCGGGACCGAAGACCTTGTTGCTACCCACATGATCGAAGTGCCAATGGGTGTTGAGGATGAACTTGAGTGGCCCACCACCGGCCTCTTTCAGTGCCGCGCGAATCTTGTCTGCCTGTGGTGCAAACTGATCGTCGACAATGAGAATCCCGTCAGGGCCGACGGACGCGCCAATATTGCCGCTCCCCAAGTCGGCTTGCAGCATATAGACATTGCCGCTGACCTTGCTGCCTTTGACATCGATCTTCGAGAAGTCTTGCTGTTGGCCAAACGCCATTGGTGCGATGAGCGCCCAGGCAAAGAGCGCGAACCCAAAAAACAGTCGCATCGGTCCCTCCTACTGCAAACGTTGAGTCTTGCTCTATCATGGTTCTTGGGGGAGATGCAAAGTGCAGGGGAGGCCGCAGTCCGTTCTGTCATTTTCCCGTCCTGCGTAGCTCCGGCTTTTCCCGGAACGCGCGTTAGCCTTCCTATTTCGCCGTTACAAGATGCTGGCGGAGAAGATCATTTGCGAGATAGCTGATCGAGACTCGTCTTCGTTTAGCTCGAGCTTGCAACACTTTAACAACATCTGCTTCGACTTCGATTTCATAGCGACGATTCCGGAACTTCGCGTTGACTTCGACTATATGAAAATCCTCTGGATAGTCTGTTGTGTCATGGGTCTCCCAAAATTGCGCTGCCTCTTCATAACTGGAAAATTCTTCGGGGATAGGATCAACGGGCTTCTTTTTGCCCACGGTAGTATTTCCTTTCTGACGATGTCATATCGCGAGCAGAGATAGGTAATGCCGCAACTCGACGTTTACGGATAAAGAAGACCACCAGATATCGACCTTCTTCCGTCTGTCCATAGGCGACGTAGAGATGTTCATCCTTGATACGTCCTTTTTCGGCCAAGCGGATATGAGGGGTTGCGAAGAGCACTTCCTCGACTTCTTCCGTCGAGATGCCGTGTTTAACGGCGATCTTTTCGACGAACTTATCCTTCCAGATGACGTCGTAGAGCTGCAAGTGGTCCTCTTATGTCCTAGAGAAGCTGAGAGCGCTTTCGCGACAAAACCCTCGGTGTCGAGTCTGCCTCAAGCCTGTCGTACTGTCGTTCCTCCGCCAACCACGCTGCGTAATGCAACGCTTGTGCGACATCTTCCGGTTCGATGTAAGGGTATGCTCGAATGATCTCCGGGGTGGACATGCCACTTGCTACCAAGTTGAGAATTAAAGAAACTGTGACCCGCATTCCACGGATGCAAGCCTGTCCGTCCATGATTTGCGGATCGAATGTGATGCGATCAAGTTCGGGAATTTTCATAACATCCTCCTTTTTCGTTGGTCATCGAGTCTTGCTCTATCACGGTTCGCGGGGGAGATGCAAAGTGGCGTGGACGAAACATCCGCCAAATTGGCGGCCTTTGCCCTGCATGAAAGACTTGACAACCGCTGGGATACTAGTGAATACTTCTCGGGATTTTACCGTTTCCGTTCCTGTTTGCGGAGCGAGATATACCGCGCAGAGGGGTGCAGTAAATTCACTAGTTAGAACTTATGTAGGGACTGGCGGAGCAAGTAAACGGGCCGCCACCGTTCGGGTTTCTTCCAAACCATCACGAACGGAAGGGGATGTGCGATGACCACTATCTGCGCGTGGTGCGGTAAGCCGATCACCAATGCCGTCTATTTCTGTCGACGTTGCCAGCTACATTTCGCGTGGGATCACACG encodes:
- a CDS encoding efflux RND transporter permease subunit — its product is MNLSEICIRRPVFATVINLLIVLAGLACYLTLPVREYPDVDNPVVSISTVYIGASPETVESAITEPLEQALNGIEDIRNIASISSFGRSSINVEFFAGRDIDLATTDVTNAIQRALGELPDLAERPVVTKSGANSFPIIWLSIEGEGYSAVDLTDIADRIAKPPLQVLSGVAEVIIGGQRRYAMRIWLDPKKMAERRVDPSDIRRTILESNLQLPAGEIEGNAGKFTVLADAQIDDPAIYSDLIIRDDGDVQVRIKDVGWVELGSANYSTITRFNGKPIIGLGIVRQSRANQLEVSDAVHNLIPQIQSVLPKGVNLLVSVDSTIFVQESLKEVWKTLAIAFVLVLLVNMLFLRSFATTVISSIAMPVSLIGTLAVLYSLDFSINVLTLLALVLATGLVVDDAIVVMENVYRRQELGEPRMLAARRGSKEVGFAVIVTTISLAAVFIPLSLLTGSTGKLFREFSLAMAGSILISMFVALSLIPMLCSQFLNVSRMHGRIYLAIERFFVALNHGYERVLTWAVRHRLAIFLFLVVNVVLTIGLFRLIPSTLAPIEDRGQFVTIIRAPQGSTLAYTFSTLDQVEKRVQQIPEVEGFFAAIGLGIGGPPNTSDGVVFSRLRPWEEREVKQQQIVGRLFPEFFGFPNAFAFPINLPSLGQRSINDLEFIMKSETASLDDFTEVTDAILTRARQLPDLINVDTDLRLDNPQLNIVFDRERAADVGVPISSIAQSLQVLLAQTKINEFILRNKQYDVIPALAGPFRSIPEQINDIYVRARDGSMTPLSGLIRVASVAAPARLNRYDLQRSATITASLAPGATLGSALAKVQAIAQEELLPGFTTALGGAAREFVESSAEVYLTFAIALVFVYLVLSAQFESFFHPITILVSVPLAVFGALATIWATGNTMNLYSQIGLILLIGLVSKNAILLVEYANQARARGKDMVDAVLEAGKNRFRPILMTSLTSILGTIPLLIATGAGAESRQPIGAAVVGGLAFSTMFTLLVVPVVYLLVVDMAERFGFSTIPPAIELAEEELGGGEERFVEERRETSSAAL
- a CDS encoding efflux transporter outer membrane subunit, with product MKRYFINISVVLTLSLQGCMITPRARTSDLSIPATWSTTQDSKPVEEGAPATAHPPAELTRWWTTLSDPLLLSLVDRAVQANLDVREAEARIREARASRTVVAADAWPSLNASGIYTRSRRSENVISTPSSVPGGGSSSNLFGFGGEQDFFQSSFDASWELDVFGRVRWSVEAAEANIAAAEESRGDVLVALLADVARNYVELRGFQYRLAIAHENIAAQEESLEIARVRFQAGVTSALDAAEAQSLLASTRAQVPPLERGAQQTIHRLGILLGQPPGTLLAELSPQASIPQATLAGTIGLPSDLLRRRPDIRRAERELAAATARIGVAAADLFPRFSLTGALGLQSLDVTDLAEWPSRFWTAGGAIRWPIFDAGRIRANIRVQDARQEQALARYERTILQSFEEVENALVGYAREQERRQLLIAAVQADREALELASERYTGGLTDFLNVILAQRALYGSQDALAQNETSVIVQLLTLYKALGGGWEVYPPSS
- a CDS encoding enoyl-CoA hydratase/isomerase family protein, with translation MEFKDILYNKRGQAAWVTLNRPQALNAITPELIRSLRAAAEDALADDAVRALVITGAGRGFCAGADIRVLDNANLEHFRSFLNELTEVWSLVRTFPKPTIAAINGVVVGAGFELTLVCDFRIAATTARLGSAEVRINQPMTDGSTYLLPRLIGEAKSKEIAMTGDILSAEEAGRLGLVNAVVEPALLRDTVEALVAKLASRGPIAVAQIKQCFARNRDIDIESAILMENEAATACFVSEDQKEGLHAFLEKREPKWTGR
- a CDS encoding MBL fold metallo-hydrolase, giving the protein MRLFFGFALFAWALIAPMAFGQQQDFSKIDVKGSKVSGNVYMLQADLGSGNIGASVGPDGILIVDDQFAPQADKIRAALKEAGGGPLKFILNTHWHFDHVGSNKVFGPEAPIIAHTNVRKRLMTEQKIMGRTFPPEPKQAWPVITFDNALSIHFNGEEIKMFHLLPGHTDGDSVVYFTGSKVVHMGDQFIANGFPFIDYESGGDVEGFTKNVATVLVQLPPDTKVIPGHGSLSTLDDLKRYHRMLVETTASVRQRMEAGKSLDAIKAEGFPDEWKPFGGGFIKAEMWIEAIHAGLSRQKTPAK
- a CDS encoding BrnT family toxin codes for the protein MQLYDVIWKDKFVEKIAVKHGISTEEVEEVLFATPHIRLAEKGRIKDEHLYVAYGQTEEGRYLVVFFIRKRRVAALPISARDMTSSERKYYRGQKEAR
- a CDS encoding DUF433 domain-containing protein: MKIPELDRITFDPQIMDGQACIRGMRVTVSLILNLVASGMSTPEIIRAYPYIEPEDVAQALHYAAWLAEERQYDRLEADSTPRVLSRKRSQLL